From a region of the Williamsia phyllosphaerae genome:
- a CDS encoding helix-turn-helix domain-containing protein encodes MNLKHGIPEPWATALTDAGFISPWDTPSMNRLSEATGIHVSTISRIIKGQNLKGPTHDVIATLAKALGKPAKELGKWAGAAWAELEPYSPPAVSALLTKEQRASVDMIIRAFATSNKAAQQDADRAVVIAAQIATKGPSHRAQSKKTT; translated from the coding sequence GTGAACTTGAAACACGGAATCCCTGAACCGTGGGCCACCGCGTTGACCGACGCCGGCTTTATCAGCCCATGGGACACGCCGAGCATGAACCGGCTGTCGGAGGCGACTGGCATCCACGTATCGACCATCTCGCGAATCATCAAGGGTCAGAACCTCAAGGGGCCGACCCACGACGTCATCGCCACACTGGCGAAGGCGCTGGGCAAGCCGGCGAAGGAGCTGGGGAAGTGGGCCGGCGCTGCGTGGGCCGAACTGGAGCCCTACAGCCCGCCGGCTGTGTCAGCGCTGCTGACCAAGGAGCAGCGGGCGTCGGTCGACATGATCATCCGTGCCTTCGCGACATCGAACAAGGCCGCCCAGCAGGACGCCGACAGGGCAGTGGTGATCGCGGCGCAAATCGCGACGAAGGGGCCGTCGCACAGGGCGCAGAGCAAGAAGACAACCTGA
- a CDS encoding TY-Chap domain-containing protein: MLTDFDFDVSVEDAWRAFRIDLADQLSQLDQGDEHTVVQSTDEFPDGPHGKLTFTVTGSRRVRCSVAVSDLHTTDDCRLDQMSQLFGMGFRPLQARDRPIIIECGRRRIDELAATAVRALREIWEVVHPTFLVGGERVGGREPSMPVGVTPHDPDDLRRLVLESLARQVSHPVIVDDDGDIRVPTGEVSSWMRMCTDEPAIEFFACIVSSVPDAFEAAHFIATRAARWPCITLRLIESNVYASLRLECSVFYDANLTSAAKKWIAFVIDDVPQIREELATPRLAWKPEPAADEEDSPALPDQLMAVLHLIDDGPTTPDEVAQVCDLNRRTLIDCIKVCNRERGKWGRFGEEADDPDEVEACSRETDKWLSTMKLLLAALRLVLKFDRRRRYYAELQARKAATNDH; this comes from the coding sequence ATGCTCACCGATTTTGATTTCGACGTGTCCGTCGAGGACGCCTGGCGCGCCTTTCGCATCGATCTGGCCGACCAGCTGTCGCAGCTCGACCAAGGTGATGAGCACACCGTCGTGCAGTCCACCGACGAGTTCCCCGACGGCCCGCACGGGAAGCTGACGTTCACAGTCACCGGATCACGCCGGGTGCGCTGTTCAGTGGCCGTATCGGACCTGCACACCACCGACGACTGCCGGCTCGACCAGATGAGCCAACTGTTCGGAATGGGGTTTCGTCCGCTACAGGCCCGCGACCGGCCGATCATCATCGAGTGCGGTCGACGGCGCATCGACGAACTGGCGGCCACCGCGGTGCGCGCGCTGCGCGAGATCTGGGAGGTTGTCCACCCGACGTTCCTCGTGGGTGGTGAGCGGGTGGGTGGCCGCGAGCCGTCGATGCCGGTCGGCGTCACGCCACACGATCCGGATGACCTCCGTCGTCTGGTGCTCGAATCGCTTGCGCGACAGGTCAGTCACCCCGTCATCGTCGACGACGACGGTGACATCCGTGTCCCCACCGGCGAGGTCTCGTCCTGGATGCGCATGTGCACCGACGAGCCGGCCATCGAGTTCTTCGCGTGCATCGTCTCGTCGGTTCCGGACGCATTCGAGGCCGCGCACTTCATCGCGACGCGGGCCGCGCGCTGGCCCTGCATCACGCTGCGGCTCATCGAGAGCAATGTGTACGCGTCGCTGCGCCTGGAGTGCTCGGTGTTCTACGACGCCAACCTCACCTCGGCCGCGAAGAAGTGGATCGCCTTCGTCATCGACGACGTCCCGCAGATTCGTGAAGAGCTGGCCACTCCCCGACTGGCGTGGAAGCCCGAACCCGCAGCCGACGAAGAGGATTCGCCGGCTCTGCCCGATCAGTTGATGGCCGTGCTGCATCTGATCGACGACGGTCCGACCACTCCGGACGAGGTCGCGCAGGTCTGCGACCTCAACCGGCGCACCCTCATCGACTGCATCAAGGTCTGCAACCGCGAACGCGGGAAGTGGGGCCGGTTTGGCGAGGAGGCCGACGATCCCGATGAGGTCGAGGCGTGTTCCCGCGAGACCGACAAGTGGTTGTCGACGATGAAGCTGCTGCTGGCCGCGCTGCGGCTGGTGTTGAAGTTCGATCGTCGACGCCGTTACTACGCCGAACTGCAGGCCAGAAAGGCGGCGACCAATGACCATTGA
- a CDS encoding GNAT family N-acetyltransferase yields the protein MTTPAPGPHLQVRTATDRSELDACARVLAEAFARDPLMASIWPDDQRRRIALVGYFTASMRHEHSRIGVVDYLVDDAGHPIAVAAWDGPNRGGTVAGLVRTARAAPGMLGALRGRLLSGISVRQRLDDHEPTDPHWTLVNLGVATVAQKQGHARTLLEHRLAHIDANPLPAHLVCTRADNVALYRRFGFEVSDQFALASGVPLWSMDRPNRLA from the coding sequence GTGACGACGCCTGCGCCCGGACCCCATCTGCAGGTGCGCACCGCCACTGACCGTTCCGAGCTCGACGCCTGCGCACGTGTGCTTGCCGAGGCGTTCGCGCGAGACCCGCTGATGGCGTCGATATGGCCCGACGACCAGCGCCGCCGCATCGCGCTCGTCGGGTACTTCACGGCGTCGATGCGTCACGAACACAGTCGCATCGGCGTGGTCGACTACCTCGTCGACGATGCCGGGCACCCGATCGCAGTCGCCGCGTGGGACGGCCCGAATCGTGGCGGCACGGTGGCCGGCCTCGTCCGGACAGCGCGAGCCGCGCCCGGCATGCTCGGCGCACTACGCGGCCGGCTCCTGTCCGGGATCAGCGTCCGGCAACGCCTCGACGACCACGAGCCGACCGATCCGCACTGGACGCTGGTCAACCTGGGTGTCGCCACGGTCGCGCAGAAGCAGGGTCACGCACGCACGCTGCTCGAGCACAGGCTGGCTCACATCGACGCGAATCCGCTCCCAGCCCATCTCGTGTGCACCCGAGCGGACAACGTTGCGCTGTATCGCCGTTTCGGATTCGAGGTGTCCGACCAGTTCGCACTCGCCTCGGGTGTCCCGCTGTGGTCGATGGACCGTCCAAATCGCCTCGCGTGA